aaggTAAGCAAAAAGTGTCTGCAATCCCTCAGTACATACCAAAACCTGTGGATAAAGCTGTAAATTCATTTCAGATgttaaatacagaataaaatgtcTGAAGCTAcgcaaataaaataaaggtataaatatttttattgaaatctCACAAAATGGATACCTGAAGAAGTCAATTGATGGTTTTAATGTGAAAGacataaaatacaatttcacCTGGATTTATCATTGTGATCTCATTATGGTGAATTAATTGTATCAAGTACAACTGTGGCTGAGCTCACGTTTCACTAGCAACTCTCAGATAAATGTCAgtttctaatatattttaaattaaaaatctaattGGGATTTGTTATTGCTTCTAATTAATCTCCATATATGAACCATAGTTTTGTGCTCATTATCTGCATCTTTTTCTTATTGCAGCATTTCCTACCCCGGTAAGTCTCGGGAGTGTGGTTTATTGGTCCCTCTTTCACTACACTAAGGGAGGAAAACCAGGATAAAAGCCAGCATCAGTCcatgttttgctgctttgtcGAGTCCCTGCTGGAGGTTCAGTTCAAAGCTGGTGTCCTCTCTGCCAGCCAAACCTTGAATATTTGCGCACCCCACAGAGGGGAAATTCAGCATGTCTGATCAGGTGGGGTGCTGAGCCTCTTGGGAGCGAGTCCCCTGGCTTTTTAAGGGTCTACACAGATAACTGGGTTGTGGAAAGGGACTGCTGCATTGCTAGTGAGGTGTGGATGCCTTTCTACAGATGCTGGTTGGGGATCTGACTTGAAAAGAGAGCCTGCTGTTGTACTCACACTTAGTGGCTGCAGGACATCCACTCTTTCCTGAAAATGCCTGGTCAGTCTGCTGGAGCCAGCCCTGAGGAGGCTAATTCAGCGTTGTGAGCGTAGTCATAGCCTGTCAGTAGGCACTGAGGCAATATGGGGCCATTGCTCCATAACTGCCCTCTAGCCAAAGCCAGCTTTATGTGGTACAGGATTTCTCatcacagaaaacactgaaaaaaaagaactttgatGTAAGTTTACGAACATCTGCTGATATGTACAAGATCTAAAGGACTTGAGGTATTTTGCATGTTGTGAAACTCATGTCTTTATTATCCCCCATCCCCAAGCAGTAGCTATTCTGGTCATTCAGAGCTCCTGAAGCCAATTCTTATGTGGCCTTGTAATCTATTGACTCAGACCAAAGGTCAGACTGCTGGTATTTATGATCCATAATGTGCTTGCCCAAGAAGACATGGCTACAGAAGATCTCTTTCTGGTGTTTGCTACCACCCCAGAGGGAAGCTATAGCAGCCACAAGGTTGTTTTCAGTCCCAAGGGGCTATAAGAGGGCAAATGTGTCTGACTACTCCCAATTTGTGCTATCCATGAAGCAGTGCAGGGCTCTCATGTCTGATGTGCACCTTGTGAGGATGTTCTGCAGCACCAAGAATTGTGCCTCGGATGTACTCTGCCTATGCCAGGTATCTGGTGAATTAGTTTTCCTGCTTGTCCAAATTTCTTACAGAGATAGAACTCTATTTCAAAATCTCCAGGAAAAAAGGCCCTAACTGTATAAATGATACATCTGAGCAGCATCCCCTCTAGAAGCTTTGAAAGATCTTCCTCTTGTCACTGGCTGTACAGGAAATTAAGGCACAATTTGGAAGGACTACTGTGCCAAGCTCCTTTATATTAGCATTTAGTGTTTCTAACTTGTCCCTGTCTGAGAACTAGAAGTCATTTACCTTTTGAAACAGAAGGTGAGATTCAGTTTAGGTAACTTCGGGTATTTATAACATATATACctaaatctgaaatatttgtctAGAACATCCCCCTGGCCGGAGGCAGTAGATAAACAGGCATTTCCTCAGTTCATTTCTTGTTCTTCATACCAAATATCACTTAACTTAGGTGCATCTCATGATGGAGACATATAGAGTCAGGTGAGATGACTTCTTTCAGGAAGCTGTTGCGGAGTGGCTGGATTTGAGCAGCAACCAACATCCTGAACACCACTTTCTGTGTACCCGGAGAAGCTGCAATGCCTGTCCCCACCAGCCGTGAGGCTAACATATGCCTCTGAAGCCAGAGTTTACCTTGACATGACTCTCTTCACTGTCTGGTTTTGCCATGCTGCTGTATCACAGCCCTGTTCTATTCATTCAGAAAAGCACATGGATACTTCTAACCTGTACTGTAACACCCTATTATCTATTGTATTTTGAAAGTAACAAGTAATAAGCAAGAAGACACTTGCTTGAATGTGCAGGACCCGCATTCCCCTATTCCAGTGTTGCTCGTGTCACCTGAAGTTGTGTATTCTCAGAGCAAAGGCTGTCCCAAGATATTTTAAGAGGGGATTATGCCACGCATAAAGCTGTTGTGCACGTACCTTCCCGGTTTCAAAACCATGGCTGCAATACTTGAGTAGCAAACCAGACACCCCTGATGAAGGGTGTGATTAAACACTCACACCATTACCCtgataaatatgcaaataagCAATGCTAAACTGTTTAAGGGATTCAAACTTTAATCACTGACCCACTTCAACAAATAAGCAATGCAATCATGCTCCACGTAAGGACAGTGAATACATCGTCTTTTGTCACTCACTTGAGCAGAAGGCTCTTGAATTTTATGTGTTATGCTCAGAATATAAATGAGTTCCTTTTGTCTGAAGCTTTATTTATGTAAGATTGAAGACAATTAGTCATACTGCTTTGTTCAGATACTACCCTTCTTTATTAAAGATACATTggagatataaggaaaaaacccaacccagcaTAGTTAATCTGTTTGCATATGTTTCGACAAAAacagactaaaaataaaatgcaggtcTTTAGTCCGCCTTCTACAGAGCGATCCAGTAGCACCGCCTGCTGTTTATAGGGAGCACTGCTGTTTTACAGATAggtaataaataatatatttttaatatatatattccaAAAGCATGTGTAGCGTTTAACCTTTTTTGTATGGGTGAGACACAGGCTTCTAAACTGCTTTTATGTTTCAGAAATGCCATTCTAAATGTTCTTCGCAGGAAAGGCAAATATTTAAACAGTGATAGACTTTCTGCCATGTAAGCCATCATATTTAATAATGCCAAGAGGTATATTTACTGGAAAAAGTCTGTTTAGAGGTCTTATTCTTACTGTTCTActtgtcaaaaatattttggcagaaacacatcttctctgcagcaggaaCTGGTCTGGTAAATTAGGAAGCCAttacactgatttcagtgaaggagaaaataaagcagtgatCTACTTGAAGTTGCAGAAATGTAAATCAGCTTGTGTTAGCACGTCATAAAATTCCTTggtaaatgagaaaagaaaaatatattttcgTTCAAATCTAAGTCCATTTATATAATTtgtccttttctccttccctggttCTCTTCCCTCTTGCCTTGGTGCTGGTAATTCATGCATTTCCAGTACTGGGTTTTCCCTGTAGCTTGGAGCTGTGCCTGACACATGGGATCCCGCAGAAGGGGCAGCACCTGCTGCAACTGACGCTGCCTCTGCAGCACAAAGAGCTGCCCCGCAGGAAGGCACTTTCTCCAGGCAATAACCCTAAATGCCAAAACtcgctccctcctccccatccccatgcaCTGCCGTGAGCGTCTCTCACAAGGCCCCGGTGTGCAGGTGCCATCTCCCCTCCAGCCTTACGACACAGCATGAGGCTTCTTGCCTGTGGAGTTTACGGCAGAATAGCAGCCTGAGTCACTCGGTGCTAACCTACGTCTTAAGCCTTTCCTCGAGGCTGGATGTGGactttttctatttctgccCAAGTGGTTAAAAAATTGTCAGCCTGCTGCTCACAGTGTCTCCTGGGTTTGCCCAGGAAGCAGGTGGGTCCCATCGGGCAGATACGATGTGTCATGAAACCTGGCTCTGGATTTCATTGCCTTACCGTCATTATGAAGTTCAAAACATTCTAAGAGCAAAGGAATGTCAGCAATTACCTCAATGAGTTTAGAAATAACACATCCTGCCAAGCAGAGTCTTCCACTGTCATTGATACAACTCATTATGGATGTAGGAATCCACAGCGTGCAGGCAACCCCTGCCAGCATGACCCCTCACCTGACGCGATGGGGTCCCTAGATATTACACCATCTCACTGCAACATGGAAGGGCTGGGCTAGGCTGTGCCTAGTCCTTTGCTAAGGCAGCACCCGGTACAGGGTGCAGTGCAGGAGTGCGGATTTGGATGTATGCCATTAGCCCACAGTTGAGCAGCATTAACCAGTGAGGGGAGGCATCACGTTGTACCCAAGGCAGCTTGGACCAAAGTGTGGTTAGGTATGAAGGAAATCAATCTGTTACAGAAGAAGTGTGGAGATGGAGCgaagtgtaatttttaaaatgtgacacGTAGCTTCAAGTTTACTGACAAGAAGACAAGCGCCTACCATGATTTTAAATGTGTCCTTAGAGCCCAGCCACACTGCTGTCAGGTGGGGGATCCCTTCACAGGAGGGCAACTGTCCCGTGGCCGAGGTGGGCACAGCTGGACCCCACGCACCGGCCCAGAGCACCCATCATTGTAGACTAGCTTGGGCAAAACAGAAGAGGACAGAGAAAATGAACACAGATGGCATTTGGAGTGAGCCCACACCTGCCGCTCATTTTTCTAATGTAGGAACCAAGACTCAGAGTAGGAGAGAGTTTaagtggaaaggaaaactaATTGCAACTTTACTGCAGTAGAGTAAAAAGATATCAAAGACCTCAAATTAGAGATCTAGACAGACTTCTAATGAATGCTTGTGAAGCATGTAAGAGTGCAGTCAATATTCGTACCACTGATGCAAGAAAGTACAGAAGTCCCAGATGAATCCAGGACAAATAAAAACCCCCTGTAGCTGGCACTGCATTCAGAATGAGCTGAATAAAACTTCACACTCCACCTTGTAAAGATGGAAAACCACGGGAAATGGGCACCAGTTTATTCCAGATACAACTACACTGCTTGTAGATAAGTTTAACAAAATTGGTGGAATTTAAATGAAGATCTAGGAGAAAGCCAAATGCCAAATTCCTACAGTAGCCAGTGGACAGcggaaaagaaatacagcataGCAGTTCAAGACATGAATTAAGAAAACAGTCCACAGCTGTTAAATCTGTAAAGAGTTGAAGTAATTAATTACATCAGTGGAAACAGGCAgccagaagtttaaaaaaaatgttgatgcaaatgcaaaattattgaAAAGATAAATAAGAACGTTTCACTTTGGTCAAGGTAAGCCTGATACAGTACAGAAGGAACGGTGTACTGCTTCGACGCTGGGCTGCAACTGCACAAAAGCGGTTTCCACGGTATCTCAAGGAATAATATACCACCTTTTAGAGTCCATACATTTTAGTGAAATAAAACTATGTGCAAAGGCTGTATGGCTTTATGATTAAGATACACTGAAAACAACATGAACATGTTGCATCTAATTCAGTGGGGTGTAGCAATTTCCAATACGGCATGTTTCCTTCCTCATAATAATTAGCCTGAGTAATTCAGTGTCAGCATATCATCGAAGCGAAGGACCTAGCCATATTTTCCTGTAAGCAACAATAGCCAGCTACACtactaagtattttaaaataaatacagaagttctctgtccaaaataatttattggaaTTAATTTGCAACAGTCACCTACAAAACACAGCATGGATTCTGGTCTACCTTCAAACTGCTTTGTGAAGTTTAAACCTCTTCATCGCTGCAAGACTGGTCCTGAGAAATCCTACACAcaaaatcatcttttttttaggcaatatctggctttttttttaagttggtgATGTGGCCACTGCAGAAATCATGAACCTGGGTGGGATGGAAACACTATGATCTGACAAACTGACACACCGAAAGCAATTACAGGTCAAATTTAGAATTAAGGAAAACTGGTAAACTTAAACCTAAAGCTTTAAAGCTCTACTTGAAAAATACCAGGCTAACAGGCTGTTGTATTGTTTAGCATCTATTGTTAAACATGTTTGCTTAACAGCTGTACTATCTTAGTGAGAGAGCAGGTGTTACTTTAGCCAACAGTTTCGTAATAGGCCCAGGTAAGAAGTGCTAATTGTAGGCCTTAATAATGACCTATTCGGCACAAAAAGCTTTATgtaaagaagaaaggcagagggCCTGTTATGTCCACCCTAGGAACACTGGACCAAATCACTCTAAAGCAGGGAAATTTGTAGACTTGGTGACAGGCTTGTAGAGTTACTGAGTTTCCCTGCTATAGTCCCAAGAAACtccataaaaaaaggaaaactgggcATTTGGCGTTTTCCCAGGTTTAAAGACATCTATGCTACAAATAGCATTCTCAATTTTAATATTGGGAACTGTTAgtaaaggcaaaaatatatcagaaatgtaaataccattttaaaaaaagaaaacatcttctTCGGGAATAGAGGTTTGTTGAGACAACAGCTTAGAGTGTTGTAACTGTTTTGCCGTGTCTGAGCTCTCATTGCCATTCAAGACCTACAGTGGACTTTTTAACTGGGTGGCACgtcttaaaatacagctttagcAAGGAATTGCCactctactctgctctggtgagaccccacctggagtgctgcatccagctctggagccctcagcacaggaaggacatggacctgttggggtgggtccagaggagggccacaaaaatgatctgagggccagagcacctctcctgtgaggacaggctgagagagatggggttgttcagcctggagaagagaaggctgcggggaggccTTATTGCTGCCTTTTAGTACTTAAAGGTGGACTAtaaggaaggatggggacaatctctttagcaaggcctgttgtgacaggacaaagggtaatagttttaaactaaaggagtgTAGACTGAGACcggatataaggaaaaaattttttacaatcaGGGTGGTGAAGtggtggaacaggttgcccagagacgtGGTAGATACCCCATCCCTaggaacattcaaggtcaggttggacagggctctgagcaacctgatctagtcgatgatgtccctgcttactgcagtggggttggactagatgacctctaaaggtcccttccaacccaaaccattctatggttctatgattcgTAGTGACATTCACAAAATTTCTAAAATTGCCAAATCACTTAGCAATTTCATATAGCATTTTGTAAATCACTTTGAAAGATCtctttatacataaaaaaaagtgCAGTTCAGAGAGGCCACCTGGGCAACGTTCACAAGATTGGACCCTGTATAGCAGCAACATGTCTAAAGGATACATGACACCCTTTGTGATTTCAGGTCACACAAGGCAGAACAGGcgtgttcttttctttcagggACAGCACTCTTTaataagagcagaaaaaaaaagagaatgtcACATAGTCCCAGTAAATAATTCATTGTATTGTAACTTATATTTGTCTTCTTTAGGATTTTTCCCAAGCATATCCTGTGCTTAGAGCCTGGAAGAAGCCAACAAGTTGAAGGACAAAACGAGCCTATTACAGTGGTTACTGATAAACTAACCTCTTACACCACTGTGCTTCAGCAGACCAACTTCTAGGCAGCTACTCTAAGTCTCAAAAATTGTCTGAAATTTTACTAGTTTGCAACTTATCTAGTTGGAAGCCAGCTTTGTAATTAGCGTTGCCTGATCCTCAATTCCTTATAAAAAGATTACCAGAACAGTTTAAAATGTGTCTGATATTGAATACAGGGAACAGACCACAAAGGAACCCATTTGCTGAAGCCCTAGACTGAACTGGTGGTGGTGACACACTTCTGaataaaggaaaacacaccCAAGTCCTAcaagtcacagaatcccagtttggaagggacctcagggatcatctagcccaacctttctgggaagagcacagtctagacaagacggcccagcaccctatccagacgactcttgaaagcatccaacgtggccaagtcaaccacttccctggggagattattccaatgggtgacagtcctcattgtgaaaaattttcctctcgtgtccagtcggaatctccccaagagcaacttgtgtccattcccccttgtcctctccatgggactctgtgtaaaaagggagtctccatcttctttgtagctgccccttaagtactggtacatagtgatgagatcccctctgagcctccttttctcaaggctgaacaatcctatagactagactagaatggttcagttggaagggacctgtgaTGATCACCTGGTCCAACGACAATGTACAGTTGGGAATACATGAGCTAGTGCTAGTTCTCTATGCTAGATTGTACACTGAACTCTAGATCTAAGGGGTGGCATGCAGACAGAATAAGCAGAAAGTATTTaagcaaattaatttccctCAGAATGGATTCTCAGTATCTTTCTACTGTAGTACTACCCTGTGCACTAGAAACAGttaacaaaaattaatacaGGGGAATGGATTTTTAGTCTTGTAATTCCATTTCTTAAAGAGTAAGATATAGCAAAATCATGACCTGGATTCTGGTACTTTCACTAGCAATTTGCTCTGCAAAGgattgttttcttcagtgtatttttaagGGTATGCGCATTACCCAGCTACAGATTTTAAGAGGATAATGCTGAGCAGCTAACACTCCCTGAAGAGTTGGAGCTTTCCCTTTTACTGACCAGCAAAAATATCACTATTTAAGATGGTTCTTTTCATTTGAGCCAAATCATCCAAAAAAGGAGATGGAACTCTTCACTGTAAGAATATTCTtaaagaatttttgtttctaGAACTATATGAAAGGAAACACCTTTTATTGCAGAAACAATTTTAATAAGGTCAAAGTGTACAAAAATCTATCAGAACAAATGTTAGATGAATAGAAGGTTAAAGAGTAATTGTGGCCTCACTGGAGAATGTGTATTACATACCTCATTTGAGAGAGAATCAggatgccttttatttttttcttttttaaacaacaatttCCTAATTGTCCATCCTACATGCTTATTCTGTCCATTCAACTGCTGCCCCAAATGCAGGAATTGCATGTTTCAGAGGAGCCTGCAGCTGGACAGGCTTAACTTACATTTATTGATTCAATTCATATACTCTTAGCAAAACTttaacaggttttatttttttttaaagcttactTGCAAGTCATGTTTTATAGGCAATTTTGTACCACCTAGCTTTGGTAGTGGTTGatgtaacattttaaagaatatttgctATTCATACAATTTGCAGTAAGTGTTTAAAATACCATGatggaaacaaaaatttatttgtCCAAAAGGACAGTCAAAGAGgctaaaaagacattttagaaCAATCATGGAAAGCCTTTACTGTATCATAGTCACTTCAAGTGTTGTAAAGCAGTTTTCTACAATCTTCAACTTCTCTTcagaaagcaggttttcttgctTCAATTGTCCTATAAGAGCTTCCAAGGACCTGAGTCTCTTCAAAGTTTTTATCTCCTGCATTTCAAGTAGAGTTATCTTAGAGTTGAGCTTGGAAATTTTTTGCCAAAGGTGATCTCTGTCTATGTCTTGTTTGCAGTATGAATGCTCAGTTTGTAATACTTCACTTCCACCATATGCATTCATATACACAGATTTAACTGTTTCTGTCTCCCCTGTGTCAAGAAACTCTTGCTTAATAGGCAGGAAAGAACTATTTACtatttcaggcttttctggACTCTCAGCTGGCACAATAATAGCAATGACAGATTCTTCACTTCCACTTAACTGTTCAATGGTTTGTGTGACTGTACTCAGGAAAATTGCATTTTCACTTGTTGGCTGCACTTCAACAGAGCAGCCTACAACATCAGAGTTAGGACTTTCAATTGCATAGTCAGTAATTGAACATAaagcatttttcagtttcagaggGGAATTCAAGTAGTCAGGGTCTGTAAATTGCAAGACTGTAGCTGTACAAGCTACTGGATCCTCTTCGGAAGTATGAACGCTGGTAGCTTCCATACTCTGGACTGCTGCTGCCATTAAAACAGGATTAGGTTGATGTATATGCTGCTTAGAGGAATTATCAAGAACAACACTGTCTGCCTGAAAGTCGTCTCCATTTTGAAGTTGCAGTTTTTGAATTTGTAAAGATTGACTCAATGCAGTTGAGCAAACTACTTCTACTTTTTCATCTATGTTTTCTGCAATTACAGGATTTTTCTTTGGCGTACAAGGTTCAAGTGATACAGATGCTTTCTCTGACACTACAtctgtatttgtttcttctgcGTCTTCTCTCTTTAACTCTCGTGGGCTGTTCTGAGAAGAATCTTtttcctggaggaaaaagaaacaagaacagaaacacCTTGTAACTAGGAAATCACTtgagcataaaaaaaaaactgggcATATCTCATTCTATAGCATGGTATAGCCTAAGAAGTAATTTAGGTGAgcactgtttaaaaattataccAGAGACCTAAAAATTCATGTAAGCATCTTCCATACCTTTCCCTCAGGTCCTAAATgttaaatactattttaaagCTCTAAAGCCAGTAAcaggtgttgggttttttttcctttttcaaactCTAGGGAACTTTACTGATTTACACGAGtcatcataattttaaaagcacttgaAGAGAAGTTGCTACACAAATCTGCCTGAAAAAGACTGGCTAGCATCTCCTACTACCACCTAAAACactatattaaatatatttatattaaatatacaCAGTACAAGATTTTTGCATTAAAGCTGAAACAACCTTGTTTTAGAAAGAGCAAAATTTTAGTCATGGGGTCTACCCCAAAGAgaattaaacaacaacaacataaaAAGGTTATGAACACAGGCTTGCAGAATAGTGAAACTTATTCGTGCAGAATCACATAGGCTGATTTCTAAATGAGCAATTCAGTTCTGACAACTTCGCAATTCATAAAAACGGACAACCTTTTTATGGATAGGAATCTTAGCAGAACGATACAGTTTTAACAGGACTTTAAACAGAAGTTGTTACTGAAAGAGGGACAATTTGAAGCTTCTCCTTTTTTAgccacctttttttcctctccacatAAACTACATCACCACTTGATTAAAGATCAGTATCCAAACAAGCTTTTAGTATGTCAGtcagtgaaacaaaaatatagtaATAGTGAgtgccttatttttttctggtaggCTTGATTATGAAGAGACCAAGCTGCAGAACTTGGACTCATGTTAGGCCTGTagactaaaaaagaaaaccaaaaatgcccagaaccaacaaacaaacaaacagaacaagaaGTAACTTTAACTTTGCTAACTAAATAT
The Phalacrocorax aristotelis chromosome 1, bGulAri2.1, whole genome shotgun sequence DNA segment above includes these coding regions:
- the THAP5 gene encoding THAP domain-containing protein 5 isoform X2, which translates into the protein MKRDAWTPSKHQLLCSDHFTPDSLDVRWGIRYLKHTAVPTIFSSPGDEEKDSSQNSPRELKREDAEETNTDVVSEKASVSLEPCTPKKNPVIAENIDEKVEVVCSTALSQSLQIQKLQLQNGDDFQADSVVLDNSSKQHIHQPNPVLMAAAVQSMEATSVHTSEEDPVACTATVLQFTDPDYLNSPLKLKNALCSITDYAIESPNSDVVGCSVEVQPTSENAIFLSTVTQTIEQLSGSEESVIAIIVPAESPEKPEIVNSSFLPIKQEFLDTGETETVKSVYMNAYGGSEVLQTEHSYCKQDIDRDHLWQKISKLNSKITLLEMQEIKTLKRLRSLEALIGQLKQENLLSEEKLKIVENCFTTLEVTMIQ
- the THAP5 gene encoding THAP domain-containing protein 5 isoform X3, with the protein product MLTLFWHVTIFLWIIMLEEKDSSQNSPRELKREDAEETNTDVVSEKASVSLEPCTPKKNPVIAENIDEKVEVVCSTALSQSLQIQKLQLQNGDDFQADSVVLDNSSKQHIHQPNPVLMAAAVQSMEATSVHTSEEDPVACTATVLQFTDPDYLNSPLKLKNALCSITDYAIESPNSDVVGCSVEVQPTSENAIFLSTVTQTIEQLSGSEESVIAIIVPAESPEKPEIVNSSFLPIKQEFLDTGETETVKSVYMNAYGGSEVLQTEHSYCKQDIDRDHLWQKISKLNSKITLLEMQEIKTLKRLRSLEALIGQLKQENLLSEEKLKIVENCFTTLEVTMIQ
- the THAP5 gene encoding THAP domain-containing protein 5 isoform X1: MPRYCAASCCKNRGGQSARDRRKLSFYPFPLHDKERLEKWLRNMKRDAWTPSKHQLLCSDHFTPDSLDVRWGIRYLKHTAVPTIFSSPGDEEKDSSQNSPRELKREDAEETNTDVVSEKASVSLEPCTPKKNPVIAENIDEKVEVVCSTALSQSLQIQKLQLQNGDDFQADSVVLDNSSKQHIHQPNPVLMAAAVQSMEATSVHTSEEDPVACTATVLQFTDPDYLNSPLKLKNALCSITDYAIESPNSDVVGCSVEVQPTSENAIFLSTVTQTIEQLSGSEESVIAIIVPAESPEKPEIVNSSFLPIKQEFLDTGETETVKSVYMNAYGGSEVLQTEHSYCKQDIDRDHLWQKISKLNSKITLLEMQEIKTLKRLRSLEALIGQLKQENLLSEEKLKIVENCFTTLEVTMIQ